The window tactttgctACTGATCTGAATTGATtcgtgatattattttattcatgcaCAAGCTTCGGGACCTGCTAcagtattttaataataatatttttattcgtAAATTGAGCACGTGTTAGCCAAGCATACTTcagcaaaaagtgaaaaaaattatacagacCATGGGTGTACaattgcggaccagatttttaaaattaattgtgaaGAGAAAGTTTGGggccacatgcagagaagtgttaagtgcagaagagaagtgtttggATCATAGAAGAGAAGcgtttttaaattgaaagaaCCGTGAGCTAAAGGGACATCGTAGATGTTAGAAAGCATGGTTTCCGTTATTTTTAGGCTGGTAGTTTAATTCGAagtacttttaaaaacaattccgtggtgtaaaatatttttaagcataCCTGTCACCAAACATGACTGTTTTACTTGGATTGATATCACACCTAAACATATGTTCAATGCatgttataacaaaagacaaacatcTGATCTTAAACTCATAAATAATCAACATACAAAGATTTAGCTACGTCAAATAACAAACTATTTGGTTTCCCCAGAACGTTTGGTTCTCTTTGAGCTGCAGTTTGAACTGCTGAAACAATACAACCAGTacctaatataaaaataaaaacggtagtttaaagagaaaaatcaatttcaaaacacaaaagcaaaattaaacaacacaaaaaacatTACAACTGTAATGTGTGAGAAGCTCTACCTGGTGTAAACATGCCGTTTCCTACAGGAAATCTGTTGTCAGTATTTGTTGCAATGAATGGAAGACCTTTGGCCAGGTATTGCATTGCTtgtgaaattttatttaaattaaaatgtgGATCAAATCCAACAACAACAGCCTCTACCTAAAAAAACAGATAAGATATACCAATGCAAAAGAcaaggaaaaaatataaaaatctgaAATGTCAAACTTTATGCAATTATTATGAAACTATTCCAATGAACAAAGTAATATCTTAAGGTGGTGCAGCAATTCGACTCTGCATTACAGCAAAGTTATTTCAAGCTTTAGAATTACCATTTGGTGATAAAGATACTTACATCATCTTGTACTGTTACGTCATAATTTAGACAATAATGTTTAGTTTGGTCATTTTCAGGTAATTGTGgctgcaaaaaaattttattacggATATATATGATTTAGTACAATCAAaagataatataataataaactagtcgttagcccgcggAAAAACCcatggggtcgcccgtccttgaAATTAACccattgcaacaaagtggacagaacaatatcgcatttggtattgatgcgcattttaaatattttgtgtttcccctacgggacacggctttcgctgACACACAGAgacgatggctattattaaagaaattctTATTTAAGCATAATAAAAAGAATCCAATGATAAATATCTaagttaaaaagttggttatttTAATTATGCTTATAGTttgtttaataatgtttttaagtGATAGTACCACTGAAAAAAACTTACACCAAAACCTATAAATTCTATCCCAGCATTTTCAAATTCTGTTGCCATTCCAACATTTCCAATCATATATACTTTTCtcaatttcaaaatatttttgacataggCTGCAGCTAAAAAAGCAGTGGATaatatttcattctaaaaaaaattgcatgagAATTTTACACTGGAAACTGGAAGTAATGCTCAAAAGTTTcgtttttattcaaaaacataGCCTTAAATATTTAGTAACTAAATGGATATTAAACTTTGTAGAGTACATAAACGCATAATAATAAATATCTATTTCTTGTTTATGTGACAATATGTATGAAATTAAGGTTGCAGTGTAAACAGTATATTATTACTAATAAGAAGGAACTAACCTCTTCAATAGCAATTTCAtatttaaggaatttttttaaataatcttttcttGAGAAACTGCTATTATTTGTAACAAAGAATACCTTTTTattctaaaagaaaacaaaaattttatcactGTAAAATGAAAACTTGTCATACTGCATTCTATCAACTTGAGAAAAATAGCATGACTTGTGCTACAGCAGTAATTAAGAAAGGAAAGGGGATTTAAAATAACATTCAAACGATTTTACGCATATCAACATATGGAGGGTACCCCTCTTAATCCAGGCAGAAAACAGTTCTTACAATTATGATTACATATCTAAATTAAATAACTATGAAATACCATAAGTTTTAATATCTTGATTGTTTTAATAGCACCAGGAATAGGTCCATAAGAATTCCATAAAacacctaaaaaaaaaatgtttccataaATGCTTTTAGTTATCTGGTACTGCCAATCTACATAAATCCACAATTGTAAATGCAATTTAACTTACCATCACAATCAAAAAAGAATGTCTCTACTGTATTCATTAGGTTTTTAGCCACACTTTTGCTAATTTTATTAACAGCCATATTTGGAACCTAAATAGATAAAACAGATTCACAATAAATGCCTTGGAATAGTATAATTGGCACACAAGAATATATCAGAGGCAGGTAGTTAAAGGGgttaaaacattttcatttcctGTGGGATGTCAAACAATGACACTAGTGTGTTGTAAATGcatttgttttgtaaatttaaacaaatatatAGTAGAAGTAGATTTCCTCTCTTTTCAGCCTTATGTTTATCATATTACTAAATTAACTATAACGTTACAATGTAATCATAATCTGAATCAGCCAAcaaatatttattctttttatcaCATGGCATAAAATAATGAATTGTTTACCATTTTCGGCACCGTACAATTTAACGGACCAATACCCAGTATTTTTGGCTCAGTTTAAATAACGGTGTAACTAACAGCAAGGTTTAAGGCCAAGCTTCATAGTCCACCAACCACAGTCAAAATCACACTCAAAGGTTAAAAAAGGAGCAAAAAGTCTTCTTTTAGTGCCTCGGCTGTTTGTTTCATTCGAAGAATCCTGTCaactttttctaattttttgttttttatttatttgacgTATTTGGCTCAGCGCATTTCCACTGAATAAAAACAACTGAATGTTGTCTGGCCAGATAAGAAGATAGAAATATCAAGATTTTTTGACCTGATCCCTTGCTAAGGAAAACCCATAACCCAACAAAGCAACTGAGTTATTCTAGGGGCTAATTAATTTGTTATCCAAGTTCtaggtatttatttaattttaatgtaTAAATCTTTAGTAGCAAAATAATATATCACATCAAGTAGAGTAGTGGTAAAGTCATTCCTCACTCTGTAGATGATGTGGTAAAACtctttttagctagctaacaattCTTGTAATAGCATGTTGTGACATCAATCCTTACTAATGACATTCCAGACAGATGGATAGTTCTAACCGATAGATAGAAGGCGAAGATGAAACAGTTTGATCGATTACCATGGAGCACGtgggaactttgttttttatacgattcgttatacaattcaaccgaaaggggcatctaaaatttttcgcttgcgaacctaggggactcagtcccacgctccgcaacactttctatactagtagCGAGAAACTTTCTCATAATGATCATTTGTTGCTGGTGCTTAAAAAGCTAAAACTAGGTCTATTAAACAAAGATTTAGCTTATCGTTTTGGCTTAATGGATCCCTATCATATCTAGAGAGACATGCCATTTAATAATATGGCCTGATAGAGAAGCATTGCAACGTCATTTGCcaaacagtttttaaaaaaattttcagaattgtACATGCATAATTGACTGCACTGAAATTTTTGCTGAACGACCATATAACCTAAATGCACGTGCACAAACATGGTCCAACTACAAAAATACTTGCACAATGAAATATCTTATCGGAATAACACCAGCTGGCGCTGTTAGCTTTTTGTCACGTGGTTATGGTGGTCGAATTTCTGATAAGGAAATAACAACACAAAGTGGATTTCTTGATAAGTTGCAGCATGGTGATTGTATACTGGCTGATCGTGATTTTACGATAGCTCAAGATCTTGCTACTAGGGGTGCTTACTTGAAAATACCTAAATTTGCACGTGGGAAAGCACAAATGAGTGCAAGTGATGTGGCGATATCCCGAAAAATTTCCAATGTTCGTATACATGTAGAACGTGTTATTGGAAGACTTCGAAAGTTTCGTATCCTGCAGTCAATTATTCCAATATCGCAAATTGACTTAATAGATTCTGTTATGTCAGTTATATGTGTGTTAGTAAACATTAACAAAAGGGTTGTTGCACAATAGGTTCTttattgtaatgtttttttgtttttgcatgtTTCGCAAAACCATTTTCCAGAAGGTGCACGGGGTAAATTTACACAGCAATAATGATACCATTCTATTGCACAATTTTTGCCATTGCATGCAATCATTGGTAGGAAGCTTGGTCTTTTGCAAATACAATACAGCTTTTCTGTCTTGTCACTTTCTTGATCCATGCTTCGTGTCACAATTTCTGGCAaaattattgtgaaaaaaacGTGCTCAATTTttgatattaattttttacaaaattctgTGTCTTGAGGAACATTGGATAGTTTCTAATTTTTATCACTCCACACAAAAAAGTAACCAAATTTTGTGTTTGTAACAATCATTTGCTGTTGGATTTGGAAATAATACTGATGATTTGTTTTCATGTTGCCATCCCAATCAGTAGGGAATGTTTTATCACACTCCACATCATCCAAACCTGAGCTGTATTTATAAGgacattttatttctaaaacgcCTAAGCCGTGACATTTACACAAAACAAGAGCATCAGATGATGCTCCCATAAATGGGTATTCTTCTGACACATGTAAACCAGTTTCTTTAACAATAACGTTTTCATGGTTTTTTGTGAACACctcaacaaatttttttctagCAGCTGCTTCCTTGTCAATACCGTATTGTTGTGCTCTTACAGTTATATTTGTAGAATATTGCATGATTGattctgtaaatttttttttagaattttcattatttaggtTTAAACTGTATGCTCTTTTTGAGACAGATGCTGTGATTCTACCTGCTCTATGAATTTGCCATGCTGTTGACAAGCGCTGTTCTCTTATAACTTTCGTTAAATTTTTGTACTGACTGTCACAGTAGCCATTTTTGTATTCGTAATAAAACTCTCTGCACTCCGATTGAATTTCTTCAGgattattattaattaattgTGGCTCAAAAAGGCTTGTCAAAGGTTCAGGAATGCTATTTAATTCGGTTTCGTCAGCAGTGTCAGTTTCACTATTGGTAACTGTAAAATCTTCTAGATCATTGTCGTATAGGCTAGTAAGAATTGCAGCATCTGGATTTACTGTATaaagttcttttaatttttgtttatgaaaCTCATTATTTAAATGTGTGGGATCCCTGAAAGAAAAAGGCTTCTTCATTCTATCCGATacaactttttattctttgggTACTGTTTGCTTCTGCTTTGGTCTGCTGAAGTCTATCTCAGTCATAAGAGCTGGTTCTGCGAATCGTCTAGAGCGTTTCCAAGCGCAAAGTTTACTTGTACATGCAATTTTGTTTATTCCTAATAATGCACCGGCTTGCAGCTTAAATAATAGAGCCCCAACATGGCTGCATGCTGAACCAAGTCTATACAAAAT is drawn from Hydractinia symbiolongicarpus strain clone_291-10 chromosome 8, HSymV2.1, whole genome shotgun sequence and contains these coding sequences:
- the LOC130654781 gene encoding glycerol-3-phosphate phosphatase-like isoform X3: MHGRVPNMAVNKISKSVAKNLMNTVETFFFDCDGVLWNSYGPIPGAIKTIKILKLMNKKVFFVTNNSSFSRKDYLKKFLKYEIAIEENEILSTAFLAAAYVKNILKLRKVYMIGNVGMATEFENAGIEFIGFGPQLPENDQTKHYCLNYDVTVQDDVEAVVVGFDPHFNLNKISQAMQYLAKGLPFIATNTDNRFPVGNGMFTPGTGCIVSAVQTAAQREPNVLGKPNSLLFDVAKSLCDINPSKTVMFGDSVYLKLINILSWVTTGRKHCPSKEL
- the LOC130654781 gene encoding glycerol-3-phosphate phosphatase-like isoform X1; the protein is MYLVKSPSSGITHESMKAFKSLDSYNVFLCGHVQDVYYHNIDAKSEFCYIKTEVPNMAVNKISKSVAKNLMNTVETFFFDCDGVLWNSYGPIPGAIKTIKILKLMNKKVFFVTNNSSFSRKDYLKKFLKYEIAIEENEILSTAFLAAAYVKNILKLRKVYMIGNVGMATEFENAGIEFIGFGPQLPENDQTKHYCLNYDVTVQDDVEAVVVGFDPHFNLNKISQAMQYLAKGLPFIATNTDNRFPVGNGMFTPGTGCIVSAVQTAAQREPNVLGKPNSLLFDVAKSLCDINPSKTVMFGDSVYLKLINILSWVTTGRKHCPSKEL
- the LOC130654781 gene encoding uncharacterized protein LOC130654781 isoform X2 codes for the protein MKKPFSFRDPTHLNNEFHKQKLKELYTVNPDAAILTSLYDNDLEDFTVTNSETDTADETELNSIPEPLTSLFEPQLINNNPEEIQSECREFYYEYKNGYCDSQYKNLTKVIREQRLSTAWQIHRAGRITASVSKRAYSLNLNNENSKKKFTESIMQYSTNITVRAQQYGIDKEAAARKKFVEVFTKNHENVIVKETGLHVSEEYPFMGASSDALVLCKCHGLGVLEIKCPYKYSSGLDDVECDKTFPTDWDGNMKTNHQYYFQIQQQMIVTNTKFGYFFVWSDKN